The following are from one region of the Pantoea cypripedii genome:
- a CDS encoding superoxide dismutase, whose protein sequence is MKLLCLDIPQPGATMELYQPHMLDEVKHGWELYKTGIVRDIYFRQDRPGVAIIAECESIEAARAALAGFPLAKAGLIDWDVIPLGPFIGWESLFASAQN, encoded by the coding sequence ATGAAACTTCTTTGTCTTGATATCCCTCAGCCCGGTGCCACTATGGAGTTATATCAACCTCACATGCTTGACGAAGTCAAACATGGTTGGGAATTGTATAAAACAGGTATTGTCCGTGATATCTATTTTCGCCAGGATCGTCCAGGTGTAGCGATAATTGCCGAGTGTGAATCAATTGAGGCTGCGCGAGCTGCACTCGCAGGATTCCCTTTAGCAAAAGCAGGACTTATTGATTGGGATGTGATCCCATTGGGGCCATTCATAGGTTGGGAATCACTTTTTGCATCAGCGCAGAACTGA
- a CDS encoding putative quinol monooxygenase, whose translation MKNPCLLISFFLSFSVSAMKSEKSCGLVFNISELTVKNGEMAAYDRVAESNITKSLASEDGTLGMYSIKRKSDTNQAYMIEIYSDSRAYQKHKDSPQYKEFLIRSPEILDKNHKRMINLTPKFMGDKKLHQTKYTINNLVIVEVKPEFNAAFSSVVVPEMKQSLKVENGVLAMYAGIETTNPTRWYFYEIYASEADYQKHRQTPHFKDYLKLTANMTTRKDSIPVKPEVLMNKGGLIFVCKN comes from the coding sequence ATGAAAAATCCATGCCTGTTGATTTCTTTTTTTCTCAGTTTTTCAGTGTCTGCAATGAAATCGGAAAAATCATGCGGGCTTGTATTTAACATATCTGAATTGACAGTGAAAAATGGGGAAATGGCAGCTTATGATCGTGTGGCTGAGAGCAATATAACAAAGTCATTGGCCAGTGAAGATGGAACGCTGGGAATGTATTCTATTAAGCGAAAGTCCGATACAAATCAGGCTTACATGATAGAGATTTATTCTGATTCTCGCGCATATCAAAAGCATAAAGATTCTCCACAATATAAGGAGTTCCTCATTCGCTCCCCTGAAATCCTTGATAAGAATCATAAAAGGATGATTAATCTTACACCTAAGTTTATGGGCGATAAGAAGTTGCATCAAACCAAATATACCATCAATAACCTGGTTATTGTTGAGGTGAAACCTGAATTTAATGCGGCATTTAGTAGCGTTGTCGTTCCAGAAATGAAGCAGTCGCTTAAAGTTGAGAACGGTGTGCTGGCGATGTACGCAGGCATAGAAACCACAAACCCTACACGCTGGTATTTTTATGAAATTTATGCTAGCGAAGCTGATTATCAGAAGCATCGCCAAACACCACATTTCAAAGATTATCTTAAACTAACTGCTAATATGACGACTCGAAAAGATTCCATCCCGGTTAAACCTGAAGTGCTGATGAATAAAGGCGGGTTGATCTTCGTATGTAAGAATTAA
- a CDS encoding flavodoxin family protein: protein MLISIVYDSGYGHTARVAQAVAAGVNEVDGAEVCLMPVAEGGIDWEKLEKSDAIIFGSPTYNGMVSARLKLFFEDSTKVAWVNLKWRNKIAAGFTNSGAQHGDKLNSLVSMMLFASQHGMVWVGLDLMPGNSSSTGSTSDLNRLGSWLGVMTQANTDEAPDIAPPVSDLLTAQYLGRRVANITSHMNSTL from the coding sequence ATGCTTATTTCTATTGTTTACGATAGTGGTTATGGTCATACAGCTCGGGTCGCTCAGGCTGTAGCCGCAGGTGTTAATGAGGTTGATGGTGCAGAAGTATGTCTGATGCCAGTCGCTGAGGGTGGTATTGACTGGGAAAAACTCGAAAAAAGCGATGCCATTATTTTTGGCTCACCAACCTATAACGGTATGGTGAGCGCCAGACTTAAACTTTTCTTTGAGGACTCGACTAAAGTGGCGTGGGTAAATCTAAAATGGCGTAATAAGATTGCTGCAGGATTTACAAATTCTGGAGCTCAACATGGTGACAAACTCAATTCCCTTGTTTCAATGATGTTATTTGCTTCGCAACACGGAATGGTTTGGGTTGGGTTAGACCTTATGCCAGGGAATAGCAGTAGTACGGGTAGCACCAGTGACCTCAACCGTCTGGGAAGCTGGCTTGGCGTTATGACTCAGGCGAATACTGACGAGGCACCTGATATTGCCCCGCCAGTAAGTGATCTCCTTACTGCTCAATATCTAGGCCGTCGTGTGGCTAATATCACTTCGCACATGAACTCAACGTTATAA